A stretch of Xenopus laevis strain J_2021 chromosome 8S, Xenopus_laevis_v10.1, whole genome shotgun sequence DNA encodes these proteins:
- the LOC108700432 gene encoding CREB-regulated transcription coactivator 2 isoform X2 yields MAASAGANGPGSASSSNPRKFSEKIALQRQRQAEETAAFEEVMMDIGSTRLQVQKVRMGHMRGPYYGGSLPNVNQIGSGSSEFQGPPHSPLESSRNTRHHGLVERVQRDPRRMMSPLRRPLHQLDSSPYNTSYLSPQQEPSWRRTNSDSALHTSVMNPSSQDPYAAATQGVTLPNRRTAFSFPAPAIEEDLHMDSSHLLKPCDAKRMLMSSSRPKSCEVPGINICPSVDEPTSIPPVASVLNSGGSLPDLTNLHLPSPLPTPLDMDESGFSSFSGGGSTGNLANTMTHLGISRIGMPPDYEIPGFSLSSAQNSLSRSSLQSSLSNPNLQASLSNPNLQASLSNPSLQTSYSNPSLQSSLSSQSLTSSLSNSNQSLPSAYSTPSSPSSSFPPPVPAPMNTSPRRRVPLSPLTLPLGGDSRRPHQKQFSPTMSPTLSSITQGVPLDTSKFPGDQRLPPYHYSHTSLLHPSQQPLHQSQQPLHQQLQPPSQQPFVQPQQHLHRSQQPSHQPQQSSHQSQQPLHQSQQALHLSQQSLHQPQQPLHETQQLLHQSQQPLHQSPHNLQKSEQPMHRSQQTRLHSQSSGNQSQQPVHQSQPKGNQSHQSQNQSHEPMNPSQRLLPHSQVPMNQSQQQRVNQSQATSNLSQQPSQSHQSSQHSQQPLLQYTQKPLQQALPGSQQVYSASPHFLASYQQNSGGQSYQQLFEHYSLENFEQFNMVEGHSGCFGVSSGLFSGEQQQQQHGGTLNGTQSLNKHNLNNCSRHEPIPDIILTAVDSPPGFSKEITSALSCVPGFEVDQSLGLEEDLNIEPLTLDGLNMLSDPYALLTDPMVEDSFRSDRLQ; encoded by the exons ATGGCGGCTTCGGCGGGGGCCAATGGGCCGGGCTCGGCCTCGTCCTCCAACCCGCGCAAATTCAGCGAAAAGATCGCCCTGCAGCGCCAGAGACAAGCGGAGGAGACTGCGGCCTTCGAAGAGGTCATGATGGACATCGGCTCCACCCGG TTGCAGGTGCAGAAGGTGAGGATGGGGCACATGAGGGGTCCTTACTATGGAGGGTCCCTTCCCAACGTCAACCAGATTGGCAGCGGCAGTTCTGAGTTTCAG GGCCCCCCGCATTCACCCCTGGAATCATCTCGTAACACCCGCCACCACGGTCTTGTGGAGAGAGTTCAGAGAGACCCCCGGAGGATGATGTCACCCCTGCGTCGACCCCTGCACCAA TTAGACAGCTCTCCGTACAACACGTCCTACCTCTCACCACAGCAGGAGCCCAGCTGGAGAAG AACAAACTCGGACTCAGCTCTCCATACCAGTGTGATGAATCCCAGCTCACAGGATCCATACGCTGCTGCCACACAGGGTGTAACTCTACCCAACAGGAGAACCG CTTTTTCCTTCCCGGCACCAGCTATAGAGGAAGACCTCCATATGGATAGCAGCCACTTGCTCAAACCATGTGATGCTAAAAGG ATGCTCATGTCATCCTCTCGGCCCAAATCATGTGAAGTGCCAGGCATTAA CATTTGTCCATCTGTGGACGAACCTACAAGTATCCCTCCAGTGGCCTCCGTCCTTAATTCTGGGGGCTCGCTGCCGGACCTCACTAATCTGCACCTGCCTTCTCCTCTCCCCACCCCACTGGATATGGATGAGTCAGGATTTAGCAGTTTTAGTGGGGGCGGCAGCACTGGGAATTTGGCAAACACCATGACCCATTTGGGGATCAGCAGGATTGGGATGCCCCCAGACTATGAAATTCCAG GTTTCTCCCTATCGTCGGCGCAGAACTCACTGAGTCGGTCGTCTCTTCAGTCGTCACTGAGCAACCCAAATCTTCAGGCCTCCCTTAGCAACCCAAATCTTCAGGCCTCCCTTAGCAACCCCTCTCTGCAGACCTCCTATAGCAACCCCTCCCTGCAGTCCTCTCTGAGCAGCCAATCTCTCACTTCTTCCCTCAGCAACAGCAACCAAAGCCTTCCCTCTGCATACAGCACCCCTTCCTCCCCATCTTCCTCGTTCCCTCCTCCTGTGCCGGCCCCCATGAACACATCGCCTCGTCGCAGAGTCCCACTGAGCCCTCTCACTCTCCCTCTTGGGGGAGACTCTAGAAGACCCCACCAAAAACAGTTCTCCCCTACAATGTCTCCTACATTGAGTTCCATTACCCAG GGAGTCCCTTTGGATACAAGCAAATTTCCTGGTGACCAGAGGCTGCCTCCTTACCACTATAGTCATACCAGTCTACTCCATCCATCTCAACAGCCTCTGCATCAGTCCCAGCAGCCTTTGCACCAGCAACTTCAGCCGCCATCACAGCAGCCTTTTGTTCAACCCCAGCAGCACTTGCACCGCTCCCAACAGCCATCGCATCAACCTCAGCAGTCATCGCATCAGTCCCAGCAGCCTCTGCATCAAAGTCAGCAAGCACTGCATCTGTCCCAGCAGTCTTTGCACCAGCCTCAGCAGccattgcacgaaactcagcaaTTGTTGCACCAGTCCCAGCAGCCTTTGCATCAATCCCCACACAATTTACAAAAGTCTGAGCAGCCTATGCACCGGTCACAGCAGACTCGGCTCCATTCTCAATCATCTGGGAACCAGTCCCAGCAGCCGGTTCATCAGTCACAGCCAAAAGGGAACCAATCTCATCAATCTCAGAATCAGTCCCATGAACCTATGAATCCTTCCCAGCGACTTTTGCCACATTCTCAAGTACCTATGAATCAGTCTCAACAACAGCGTGTGAACCAGTCCCAGGCAACATCAAACCTATCCCAGCAGCCATCCCAGTCTCACCAGTCCTCCCAACACAGTCAGCAGCCTCTACTGCAGTATACCCAGAAGCCTTTGCAACAAGCTCTACCAGGTTCTCAACAAGTTTATTCTGCATCTCCGCACTTTCTAGCATCATACCAGCAGAATTCAGGGGGTCAGTCTTACCAGCAACTGTTTGAACATTACAGCTTGGAGAAT TTTGAACAGTTCAACATGGTGGAAGGTCACAGTGGGTGTTTTGGGGTGAGCAGTGGATTATTCTCtggagagcagcagcagcagcagcacggtGGGACTCTGAATGGCACCCAGTCTCTAAACAAACACAACCTGAACAACTGCAGTCGACATGAACCCATCCCAGATATCATTCTCACAG CTGTGGACTCCCCACCAGGTTTCTCAAAGGAAATCACATCTGCCTTGTCCTGCGTCCCAGGGTTTGAAGTTGACCAGTCCCTGGGATTAGAGGAAGACCTTAATATAGAACCACTCACCTTGGATGGACTCAACATGCTGAGTGACCCATATGCCCTCCTTACAGACCCTATGGTGGAGGATTCTTTTCGCTCTGATCGGTTACAATGA
- the LOC108700432 gene encoding CREB-regulated transcription coactivator 2 isoform X1, which translates to MAASAGANGPGSASSSNPRKFSEKIALQRQRQAEETAAFEEVMMDIGSTRLQVQKVRMGHMRGPYYGGSLPNVNQIGSGSSEFQGPPHSPLESSRNTRHHGLVERVQRDPRRMMSPLRRPLHQLDSSPYNTSYLSPQQEPSWRRNMPWGNYPSDTGQLFRLPTALNRTNSDSALHTSVMNPSSQDPYAAATQGVTLPNRRTAFSFPAPAIEEDLHMDSSHLLKPCDAKRMLMSSSRPKSCEVPGINICPSVDEPTSIPPVASVLNSGGSLPDLTNLHLPSPLPTPLDMDESGFSSFSGGGSTGNLANTMTHLGISRIGMPPDYEIPGFSLSSAQNSLSRSSLQSSLSNPNLQASLSNPNLQASLSNPSLQTSYSNPSLQSSLSSQSLTSSLSNSNQSLPSAYSTPSSPSSSFPPPVPAPMNTSPRRRVPLSPLTLPLGGDSRRPHQKQFSPTMSPTLSSITQGVPLDTSKFPGDQRLPPYHYSHTSLLHPSQQPLHQSQQPLHQQLQPPSQQPFVQPQQHLHRSQQPSHQPQQSSHQSQQPLHQSQQALHLSQQSLHQPQQPLHETQQLLHQSQQPLHQSPHNLQKSEQPMHRSQQTRLHSQSSGNQSQQPVHQSQPKGNQSHQSQNQSHEPMNPSQRLLPHSQVPMNQSQQQRVNQSQATSNLSQQPSQSHQSSQHSQQPLLQYTQKPLQQALPGSQQVYSASPHFLASYQQNSGGQSYQQLFEHYSLENFEQFNMVEGHSGCFGVSSGLFSGEQQQQQHGGTLNGTQSLNKHNLNNCSRHEPIPDIILTAVDSPPGFSKEITSALSCVPGFEVDQSLGLEEDLNIEPLTLDGLNMLSDPYALLTDPMVEDSFRSDRLQ; encoded by the exons ATGGCGGCTTCGGCGGGGGCCAATGGGCCGGGCTCGGCCTCGTCCTCCAACCCGCGCAAATTCAGCGAAAAGATCGCCCTGCAGCGCCAGAGACAAGCGGAGGAGACTGCGGCCTTCGAAGAGGTCATGATGGACATCGGCTCCACCCGG TTGCAGGTGCAGAAGGTGAGGATGGGGCACATGAGGGGTCCTTACTATGGAGGGTCCCTTCCCAACGTCAACCAGATTGGCAGCGGCAGTTCTGAGTTTCAG GGCCCCCCGCATTCACCCCTGGAATCATCTCGTAACACCCGCCACCACGGTCTTGTGGAGAGAGTTCAGAGAGACCCCCGGAGGATGATGTCACCCCTGCGTCGACCCCTGCACCAA TTAGACAGCTCTCCGTACAACACGTCCTACCTCTCACCACAGCAGGAGCCCAGCTGGAGAAG GAACATGCCCTGGGGAAACTACCCCTCGGACACAGGACAGCTCTTTAGGTTGCCGACCGCTCTGAACAG AACAAACTCGGACTCAGCTCTCCATACCAGTGTGATGAATCCCAGCTCACAGGATCCATACGCTGCTGCCACACAGGGTGTAACTCTACCCAACAGGAGAACCG CTTTTTCCTTCCCGGCACCAGCTATAGAGGAAGACCTCCATATGGATAGCAGCCACTTGCTCAAACCATGTGATGCTAAAAGG ATGCTCATGTCATCCTCTCGGCCCAAATCATGTGAAGTGCCAGGCATTAA CATTTGTCCATCTGTGGACGAACCTACAAGTATCCCTCCAGTGGCCTCCGTCCTTAATTCTGGGGGCTCGCTGCCGGACCTCACTAATCTGCACCTGCCTTCTCCTCTCCCCACCCCACTGGATATGGATGAGTCAGGATTTAGCAGTTTTAGTGGGGGCGGCAGCACTGGGAATTTGGCAAACACCATGACCCATTTGGGGATCAGCAGGATTGGGATGCCCCCAGACTATGAAATTCCAG GTTTCTCCCTATCGTCGGCGCAGAACTCACTGAGTCGGTCGTCTCTTCAGTCGTCACTGAGCAACCCAAATCTTCAGGCCTCCCTTAGCAACCCAAATCTTCAGGCCTCCCTTAGCAACCCCTCTCTGCAGACCTCCTATAGCAACCCCTCCCTGCAGTCCTCTCTGAGCAGCCAATCTCTCACTTCTTCCCTCAGCAACAGCAACCAAAGCCTTCCCTCTGCATACAGCACCCCTTCCTCCCCATCTTCCTCGTTCCCTCCTCCTGTGCCGGCCCCCATGAACACATCGCCTCGTCGCAGAGTCCCACTGAGCCCTCTCACTCTCCCTCTTGGGGGAGACTCTAGAAGACCCCACCAAAAACAGTTCTCCCCTACAATGTCTCCTACATTGAGTTCCATTACCCAG GGAGTCCCTTTGGATACAAGCAAATTTCCTGGTGACCAGAGGCTGCCTCCTTACCACTATAGTCATACCAGTCTACTCCATCCATCTCAACAGCCTCTGCATCAGTCCCAGCAGCCTTTGCACCAGCAACTTCAGCCGCCATCACAGCAGCCTTTTGTTCAACCCCAGCAGCACTTGCACCGCTCCCAACAGCCATCGCATCAACCTCAGCAGTCATCGCATCAGTCCCAGCAGCCTCTGCATCAAAGTCAGCAAGCACTGCATCTGTCCCAGCAGTCTTTGCACCAGCCTCAGCAGccattgcacgaaactcagcaaTTGTTGCACCAGTCCCAGCAGCCTTTGCATCAATCCCCACACAATTTACAAAAGTCTGAGCAGCCTATGCACCGGTCACAGCAGACTCGGCTCCATTCTCAATCATCTGGGAACCAGTCCCAGCAGCCGGTTCATCAGTCACAGCCAAAAGGGAACCAATCTCATCAATCTCAGAATCAGTCCCATGAACCTATGAATCCTTCCCAGCGACTTTTGCCACATTCTCAAGTACCTATGAATCAGTCTCAACAACAGCGTGTGAACCAGTCCCAGGCAACATCAAACCTATCCCAGCAGCCATCCCAGTCTCACCAGTCCTCCCAACACAGTCAGCAGCCTCTACTGCAGTATACCCAGAAGCCTTTGCAACAAGCTCTACCAGGTTCTCAACAAGTTTATTCTGCATCTCCGCACTTTCTAGCATCATACCAGCAGAATTCAGGGGGTCAGTCTTACCAGCAACTGTTTGAACATTACAGCTTGGAGAAT TTTGAACAGTTCAACATGGTGGAAGGTCACAGTGGGTGTTTTGGGGTGAGCAGTGGATTATTCTCtggagagcagcagcagcagcagcacggtGGGACTCTGAATGGCACCCAGTCTCTAAACAAACACAACCTGAACAACTGCAGTCGACATGAACCCATCCCAGATATCATTCTCACAG CTGTGGACTCCCCACCAGGTTTCTCAAAGGAAATCACATCTGCCTTGTCCTGCGTCCCAGGGTTTGAAGTTGACCAGTCCCTGGGATTAGAGGAAGACCTTAATATAGAACCACTCACCTTGGATGGACTCAACATGCTGAGTGACCCATATGCCCTCCTTACAGACCCTATGGTGGAGGATTCTTTTCGCTCTGATCGGTTACAATGA
- the LOC108700433 gene encoding E3 ubiquitin-protein ligase TRIM7 — MAAAGLSTDLSCSVCREIYTDPVTLPCGHSFCRDCIERTWDWQKSIEENLTCPECRHRYRNRPELRRNVTLSSIVTSFLPSAAEQDGPGIYCTYCWSPRVTACSTCLLCKVSLCYKHAGEHSKSAEHQLTTPTPSRRDRHCSKHPDLLLEYYCPQDGVCVCASCNRVGEHRGHSLEPLNSETAEKKKETLRKVVEKLSPEREETEGQIQRLQERRREVAEKAAGETETVTALFRDIREQLEALEKRLLRDISREEEKVSHQLHDLIQQLEIKKDELSRKIRHIEELCNMADPLTVLQEPESHGAELYGAEGGDRKRRKMEDIAVPAVGDLDVNLISETLLTGLAGVASEIKGRFFPGQEATDLILDINTAGNYLAVSEDRKTASFSPNSYLETHLRYKFPQALSSRSFPSGRHYWEVEGSESGKWSVGMAYPSIDNEWWKSQIGDNDKSWCIAMRKKRYSVRHDMKDTKLPHVPSCGRIRISLDYEAGRVSFYELSEPIRHLHTFTATFTEPLHAAIAVREYGGDDDDDNDDDNDDDDNDDADEDDFWVRIIS, encoded by the coding sequence ATGGCGGCTGCCGGACTCAGTACTGATCTGAGTTGCTCCGTGTGCCGCGAGATTTATACAGACCCTGTAACTCTGCCGTGTGGCCATAGCTTCTGCCGGGACTGTATTGAGAGAACATGGGACTGGCAGAAGAGTATAGAGGAAAATCTTACCTGCCCTGAATGCCGTCACAGATACAGGAATCGGCCTGAGCTGAGAAGGAATGTGACACTGAGCAGCATAGTGACGAGTTTCCTCCCTTCTGCTGCTGAGCAGGATGGGCCTGGGATCTACTGTACTTACTGCTGGTCCCCCCGTGTTACTGCCTGCTCTACATGTCTCCTGTGCAAGGTCTCTCTGTGTTATAAACATGCCGGGGAGCACAGCAAGTCAGCAGAACATCAATTAACGACCCCGACTCCCTCCCGCAGGGACAGACATTGCTCCAAACACCCAGATCTGCTGCTGGAGTATTACTGCCCCCAGGATGGTGTCTGTGTCTGTGCCTCCTGCAACAGGGTCGGAGAGCACAGGGGTCACAGTCTGGAGCCACTGAATTCGGAAACtgctgagaagaagaaagagacactgaggaaagttgtggagaaactgagcccagagagagaggagactgaggGGCAAAtccagagactgcaggagcgcaggagagaagtggcagaaaaagcagccggtgagacagagacagtcactgccctgtttagagacatcagggaacagctggaagccctagagaagcgactcctgagGGACATCTCCAGGGAAGAAGAGAAGGTTTCCCACCAACTCCATGATCTGATCCaacagctggaaataaagaaggacgagctgtccaggaagatccgtcacattgaggagctgtgcaacatggcagatccactcactgtcctacaggaaccggaatcacatggagctgaaTTGTATGGGGCTGAGGGGGGAGACAGAAAGCGCAGAAAGATGGAGGATATAGCAgtccctgctgtaggggatctggatgtcaatctgatctcagagacattactcacaggcttagctggGGTTGCGAGTGAGATAAAGGGACGGTTCTTCcctgggcaggaggctacagacctgatactggatataaacacggctggGAATTATTTGGCTGTTTCAGAGGACAGGAAAACGGCTTCCTTTTCACCAAActcttatctagaaacccatttaAGATATAAGTTCCCTCAggctttaagcagcaggagtttcccctcagggcgacattactgggaagtggagggcaGTGAGTCGGGTAAGTGGAGTGTTGGgatggcctatcccagtatagacaATGAATGGTGGAAATCCCAGATTGGGGATAACGATAAATCCTGGTGTATAGCCATGCGAAAAAAAAGATATTCAGTGAGACACGACATGAAAGATACAAAGTTACCCCACGTCCCTTCCTGCgggagaatcaggatctcattggactatgaggccggacgtgtgtccttttatgagctgagtgagccaatcagacacttacacaccttcactgccacattcactgagcccctccatGCGGCAATTGCTGTACGTGAATatggtggtgatgatgatgatgataacgaTGATGATaacgatgatgatgataatgatgatgctGATGAAGATGATTTCTGGGTGAGAATCATTAGTTAG